One window of Deltaproteobacteria bacterium genomic DNA carries:
- the nuoK gene encoding NADH-quinone oxidoreductase subunit NuoK, protein MPLIYYIALSSALFAIGVIGVLIRRNAIIIFMCIEMMLNAVNLSLIGFADYYQAVDGQMFVFFVMTVAAAEVAVGLALIVAIFRNKATVYVDELNLMKW, encoded by the coding sequence GTGCCCTTGATTTACTACATTGCTCTGAGTAGTGCCCTGTTTGCCATCGGAGTTATTGGGGTCCTGATCCGGCGCAATGCCATCATCATCTTCATGTGCATTGAAATGATGCTCAACGCCGTTAATCTGTCCCTGATCGGTTTTGCCGATTACTACCAGGCCGTCGATGGACAGATGTTTGTCTTTTTTGTGATGACGGTGGCGGCCGCTGAGGTGGCAGTCGGACTGGCGCTGATTGTCGCCATCTTCCGCAATAAAGCCACCGTATACGTCGATGAACTTAATCTCATGAAGTGGTAA
- a CDS encoding NADH-quinone oxidoreductase subunit I: MIYPLIKGLVTTFKHCVSKPITLQYPEEKRQVYPRFRGHPELQVDEDGRLKCVACTLCMTVCPSRAIIKITPAEGPNHEKYPVEFVIDLTRCIFCGFCQEACPKAAIALNNKYELAQYDKRVLIYDMEKLKAQA, encoded by the coding sequence ATGATTTATCCCTTAATCAAAGGCTTAGTCACCACTTTTAAGCATTGCGTCTCCAAGCCGATTACTCTGCAATATCCGGAGGAGAAGCGCCAGGTCTACCCTAGATTTCGTGGCCACCCGGAGTTGCAGGTGGACGAGGACGGCCGTCTCAAGTGTGTGGCCTGTACCTTATGCATGACGGTCTGTCCGTCCCGTGCGATCATCAAAATTACTCCAGCCGAAGGTCCGAATCACGAAAAGTATCCGGTTGAATTTGTTATTGATCTGACCCGTTGCATCTTTTGCGGCTTCTGTCAGGAAGCCTGCCCCAAGGCGGCCATTGCCTTGAATAATAAATATGAGTTGGCCCAGTACGATAAACGGGTATTGATCTATGACATGGAGAAGCTGAAGGCCCAGGCATAA
- the nuoH gene encoding NADH-quinone oxidoreductase subunit NuoH has translation MNLPVLVGLMVVKITLVLVVFLTTIAYVVLMERKVLGFIQLRYGPNRVGPWGLLQPLADLIKLLFKEEYTPPHANKVLFELAPIIVAITAFLPFAAIPFADRILPDSLTIYGYQVDLTVAALNRGVIADINIGILYIFAISSLAVYGAVIGGWASNNKYSLLGGLRLCAQMVSYEVALGLSVIGVLMVAGSLSLVTIVEAQKNMWFIAYQPLGFLLYLCAAFAECARTPFDLIECENELVAGYQTEYSSMKWGLLMLGEYGHMIIASALAVTLFLGGWQGPFLPPIVWFLIKTFALIFLFIWVRGTYPRFRFDQLMYFGWKILIPLALLNILLTGVIMMYV, from the coding sequence ATGAACCTGCCGGTGCTCGTTGGCTTGATGGTAGTTAAGATTACCCTGGTGTTGGTGGTTTTTCTTACCACCATTGCCTATGTGGTATTGATGGAGCGCAAGGTCCTGGGTTTTATCCAGTTGCGCTATGGTCCTAACCGGGTGGGACCCTGGGGATTGCTCCAGCCTCTGGCTGACCTGATCAAGCTTTTGTTCAAAGAAGAATATACCCCGCCGCACGCCAATAAGGTGCTCTTTGAACTGGCTCCGATAATTGTCGCCATTACCGCTTTCCTGCCCTTTGCGGCCATACCGTTTGCCGACCGTATCCTCCCCGACAGCCTAACCATCTATGGCTATCAGGTGGATCTGACCGTGGCCGCGCTCAACCGAGGAGTTATTGCCGATATCAACATTGGCATCCTGTATATCTTTGCCATCTCTTCATTGGCGGTTTATGGGGCGGTGATCGGTGGTTGGGCTTCCAATAATAAGTACTCTCTGTTGGGCGGGTTGCGGCTCTGTGCTCAGATGGTCAGCTACGAAGTGGCCCTGGGATTGTCAGTGATCGGAGTGCTGATGGTGGCTGGCAGCCTAAGCCTGGTAACCATTGTCGAAGCCCAGAAGAATATGTGGTTCATCGCCTATCAACCCCTGGGTTTCCTATTGTACCTATGCGCGGCTTTCGCGGAATGCGCCCGGACCCCCTTTGACCTGATCGAGTGTGAAAATGAGTTGGTTGCCGGGTATCAGACCGAGTACAGCTCCATGAAGTGGGGGCTGTTGATGCTGGGTGAATATGGCCATATGATTATCGCCAGCGCCCTGGCGGTAACTCTTTTCCTGGGCGGCTGGCAGGGACCCTTTTTGCCCCCCATTGTTTGGTTCTTAATTAAAACCTTTGCCTTGATTTTCTTATTCATCTGGGTTCGAGGGACCTATCCCCGGTTCCGGTTCGACCAATTGATGTACTTTGGCTGGAAGATCCTGATCCCCCTGGCGTTACTCAATATCCTCTTAACCGGCGTCATCATGATGTATGTATAG
- the nuoD gene encoding NADH dehydrogenase (quinone) subunit D has product MPQTETMVLNLGPQHPSTHGVLRVVLELDGELIVKADPDIGYLHRGIEKMCEFRTYHQCLPLTDRIDYLAGSANNLGFVLAVEKLLGVEVPKRTQYIRVMIAEMTRISSHLFWLGTHGHDLGAMTPLFYAFREREKLMDLFEMVWGGRLFPCYFRIGGLAADLPEGFTDKVWEFVETFPKKIEDYENLLTYNRIWIARTKGVGVMTPDEVLDWGWSGPMARGSGVDWDLRRDNPYSSYEDFDFVVPLGKNGDTYDRYLVRMEEMRQSNRIIRQVLENLPAGDINVADPRIALPPKERVYNNIEALINHFLIIEEGIKPPVGEVYQAIEAPKGELGFYIVSDGSVHPLRVKIRAPSFVNLAALGKLAQGRLLADLIALIGTMDIVLADVDR; this is encoded by the coding sequence ATGCCTCAGACCGAAACCATGGTCCTCAATCTGGGTCCCCAGCATCCCAGCACTCACGGGGTGTTGCGGGTGGTGCTGGAGCTCGATGGCGAGCTTATTGTCAAGGCCGACCCGGATATCGGCTACTTGCACCGCGGTATCGAAAAGATGTGCGAGTTCCGGACTTATCATCAGTGTCTGCCCTTGACCGACCGGATTGATTATCTGGCGGGCTCGGCCAACAATTTGGGTTTTGTGCTAGCGGTAGAAAAACTCCTGGGTGTCGAGGTCCCCAAGCGGACCCAATATATCCGGGTGATGATCGCCGAGATGACCCGGATTTCCAGCCATCTGTTCTGGCTGGGTACCCACGGTCATGACCTGGGAGCCATGACCCCGTTATTCTACGCCTTCCGTGAACGGGAAAAGCTGATGGACCTGTTCGAAATGGTTTGGGGCGGACGGCTGTTTCCCTGTTATTTTCGCATCGGCGGGCTGGCGGCGGACTTGCCGGAAGGTTTTACCGATAAGGTCTGGGAGTTTGTGGAGACCTTTCCCAAGAAAATCGAGGATTATGAAAATCTGTTAACCTATAATCGCATCTGGATTGCCCGGACCAAAGGGGTGGGGGTGATGACCCCGGATGAGGTGCTGGATTGGGGCTGGTCCGGCCCTATGGCCCGCGGCTCGGGAGTGGATTGGGATCTGCGCCGCGATAATCCCTATTCCAGTTACGAAGATTTTGATTTTGTCGTCCCCTTGGGGAAAAATGGTGATACCTATGACCGCTACTTGGTCCGTATGGAGGAAATGCGCCAAAGCAACCGGATTATCCGCCAGGTATTGGAAAATCTGCCCGCCGGCGATATAAATGTTGCTGACCCCCGAATCGCCCTGCCGCCCAAGGAGCGGGTGTACAACAACATCGAGGCCTTGATCAATCATTTCCTGATCATCGAAGAAGGGATCAAGCCCCCGGTCGGGGAGGTTTATCAGGCCATTGAGGCTCCCAAAGGGGAGTTAGGATTTTATATTGTCAGCGATGGTAGCGTTCATCCGCTGCGGGTGAAAATCCGGGCGCCCTCCTTTGTTAATCTGGCGGCTCTGGGGAAGCTGGCTCAGGGCCGGCTGTTGGCAGATTTAATCGCCCTCATCGGCACCATGGATATCGTCCTGGCCGATGTGGATCGGTGA
- a CDS encoding NADH-quinone oxidoreductase subunit C: MSAAVEKLQAQFPDEIVEISEFRGDTTIIIKPEKVVDICTLLRDDRATSFRYLSSVSAVDYLPASPRFAVVYHLYSHRYKNRVALKAFLEDDAYPSIHSVVPVWSTANWHERECYDLMGIQFRGHPDLRRILTPPECEGYFPLRKEIPVRGL, translated from the coding sequence ATGAGCGCGGCGGTAGAAAAACTCCAGGCCCAGTTCCCTGACGAAATCGTGGAAATCAGCGAATTCCGGGGTGACACCACGATCATCATCAAGCCGGAGAAGGTGGTTGACATTTGCACCCTGTTGCGGGACGACCGGGCAACCTCCTTCCGCTATCTATCTTCGGTGTCGGCGGTAGATTACCTGCCGGCCAGCCCGCGGTTTGCGGTGGTCTATCATCTCTATTCCCACCGCTACAAAAATCGGGTGGCCCTGAAGGCCTTCCTGGAGGATGATGCCTACCCCAGCATCCACTCGGTGGTGCCGGTCTGGTCGACCGCCAACTGGCACGAGCGGGAGTGTTATGACCTGATGGGCATCCAGTTCCGTGGTCACCCGGATTTACGGCGGATTTTAACGCCGCCGGAATGCGAAGGATATTTTCCCCTACGTAAAGAAATCCCTGTGCGGGGTCTATAG
- a CDS encoding NADH-quinone oxidoreductase subunit B, with the protein MGIEEHLGNNVLTTTLEKLVDWGRKSSLWPCTFGLACCAIEMIVTAANRWDIARFGMEAFRASPRQADLMIVAGTVTKKMVPAVVRIYEQMTEPKWVIAMGACASSGGIFDSYAVVQGIDLYLPVDVYVPGCPPRPEGLLYGILKLHEKILQDPFLTKQYRERVQARQEAA; encoded by the coding sequence ATGGGAATAGAAGAGCATTTAGGAAATAATGTCCTGACTACAACTCTGGAGAAGTTAGTGGACTGGGGGCGGAAGAGTTCCCTCTGGCCCTGTACTTTTGGTCTGGCCTGTTGTGCCATCGAAATGATTGTCACTGCCGCCAATCGCTGGGATATTGCCCGGTTCGGCATGGAGGCCTTTCGGGCTTCGCCCCGCCAGGCCGATTTAATGATTGTCGCCGGAACAGTTACCAAAAAAATGGTGCCGGCGGTGGTGCGCATCTATGAGCAGATGACTGAACCCAAATGGGTGATTGCCATGGGGGCCTGTGCCTCCTCGGGGGGCATCTTTGATAGCTACGCGGTGGTCCAGGGCATTGATTTATATTTACCGGTTGATGTGTATGTGCCCGGCTGTCCGCCCCGCCCCGAGGGTTTACTGTATGGCATCCTGAAATTGCACGAAAAGATTCTTCAGGATCCCTTCTTAACCAAGCAATATCGCGAAAGAGTGCAAGCCAGGCAGGAGGCGGCATGA
- the ndhC gene encoding NADH-quinone oxidoreductase subunit A, with amino-acid sequence MLISYLPILVYLIISIGLAVLIVALSETIGKKTHTPVKDLPYECGMVPISDARHRYAVRFYVITMFFLVFDIEAIFLYPWGVIFKPLGLFGLIEMGIFILILVVGLAYVWGKGALEWE; translated from the coding sequence ATGCTCATCAGTTACTTACCAATCCTGGTTTATCTGATCATCTCAATCGGATTGGCGGTATTGATTGTCGCTCTCTCCGAAACTATAGGGAAGAAAACCCATACGCCAGTCAAAGATCTTCCTTATGAGTGCGGCATGGTGCCGATCAGCGATGCCCGCCACCGTTACGCGGTCAGATTCTATGTCATCACCATGTTTTTTTTGGTGTTCGATATTGAAGCGATCTTCCTGTATCCCTGGGGGGTGATATTTAAACCTCTGGGGTTATTTGGCCTGATCGAGATGGGAATTTTTATCCTCATCCTGGTGGTGGGGTTGGCCTATGTTTGGGGTAAGGGGGCCTTGGAATGGGAATAG
- a CDS encoding molybdopterin-dependent oxidoreductase codes for MINLTIDGKALQVKKGKTVLEAALENGIHIPHLCYHPAIKPIGSCRICVVEVKPGPPRPQPACTTQVAEGMEVITQSERLLELRRELVKFILVNHPLDCPWCDKGGECLLQDLTHELGIDLVDYEALKLPPHIDYESPLIERYSTRCVTCGRCVRVCRDRVGASAINFESRGYFTELGCGHVPLECEFCGTCIDICPVGALINKLFKYSARSWELTKTQTICPYCGGGCNYEVQTKDGHVHRVRSEGSLLLCGRGRFGFTVVEAPDRLRTPMIKRDGQLVEAGWEEALNFAARGLKEVIDSAGPTAVYGIGSPRATNEANYLFQKFFRVGLGHNNLDSPARYNFARALAGIAAVFGEPKLSGLELESGKIKVYQSPWKIQEEASGSGFPFVLGNTHHLNHADVILVIGADVTPEMPTYGWRIMDALKNENFRLLVANPRKTKFDRFAHLNLRYHPGSERLLLMGLMEAVLEAQPGYTPHLEAEEFEDFKKNLLKTSLAKVAKQAGVKDADLRQAGKMLAQAQAPAIIFGHDLLAQEQGQENATAVADLFLLIGQPCNKGSGLYPIAEKNNTHGVCDVGVLPNYLPGYQSLEESGGPFAKLWERPVPAQPGINLAEMLNKLEDNEPDAPRALYLLGGDLVRLLPNSARTEKLLQKVRFMVVQDAFLTDTARLADVVLPVAIHAELDGTYTSTDGRLGCLQPALSPEGGRPDWEIIEEMSRRLGYPMNYGSPQAIFAEMAQLLPIWAGIKNGHRWPHKKIRASLSGNFVPFSTAISIPGEGKYTLMVGKTLAHSGSYTTHAQGPQTIMPGATLKINPADAKALKVAEGDSVRVISTQGEITVPIAVTVELPRGVVFLADHFGDTPANLLTSNSNLCRVQLQKG; via the coding sequence ATGATCAACCTGACGATCGATGGTAAAGCCCTGCAGGTGAAAAAAGGTAAGACGGTCCTGGAGGCTGCCTTAGAGAACGGCATCCATATCCCGCATCTCTGCTACCATCCGGCCATTAAACCGATCGGGTCGTGCCGGATCTGTGTGGTTGAGGTCAAACCCGGGCCGCCGCGGCCGCAACCGGCCTGTACCACGCAAGTGGCCGAGGGTATGGAGGTGATCACCCAGTCCGAGCGCCTGTTGGAACTGCGGCGGGAACTGGTGAAATTTATCCTGGTCAACCATCCCCTGGACTGCCCCTGGTGCGACAAGGGCGGTGAGTGTCTCCTTCAGGACCTGACCCATGAATTGGGCATTGACCTAGTTGATTATGAGGCCTTAAAGTTACCGCCGCATATTGATTATGAATCGCCCCTGATCGAACGTTATTCCACCCGCTGTGTTACCTGCGGGCGTTGTGTGCGGGTCTGCCGGGATCGGGTCGGGGCCAGCGCCATCAATTTTGAAAGTCGGGGTTATTTCACCGAACTGGGCTGCGGGCATGTTCCCCTGGAATGTGAATTTTGCGGTACCTGCATTGATATCTGCCCGGTGGGGGCCTTGATCAATAAATTATTTAAATACAGCGCCCGGTCCTGGGAGTTGACCAAGACTCAGACCATTTGCCCCTATTGCGGCGGCGGCTGTAACTATGAAGTGCAAACCAAGGACGGCCATGTGCATCGGGTGCGCAGCGAAGGTTCGCTGCTGCTGTGTGGGCGGGGCCGCTTTGGGTTCACTGTAGTGGAGGCCCCGGATCGTCTACGCACTCCCATGATCAAACGGGACGGACAACTGGTGGAAGCTGGTTGGGAGGAAGCCCTGAATTTTGCTGCCCGGGGACTGAAGGAAGTTATCGATAGTGCGGGGCCGACGGCAGTTTACGGCATCGGCTCGCCCCGGGCTACCAATGAGGCCAATTATCTGTTCCAGAAATTTTTCCGGGTTGGCCTGGGCCACAATAATCTAGACAGTCCGGCCCGTTATAATTTCGCCCGGGCACTGGCCGGGATCGCTGCGGTCTTTGGCGAACCCAAGCTTTCTGGGCTCGAGCTGGAATCCGGCAAAATAAAAGTTTATCAAAGCCCCTGGAAAATTCAGGAGGAGGCCAGTGGGAGCGGCTTCCCCTTTGTCTTAGGCAACACTCACCATCTCAACCATGCCGATGTGATTTTGGTGATCGGGGCCGACGTTACTCCCGAGATGCCGACTTATGGCTGGCGCATAATGGATGCGTTAAAAAATGAGAACTTCCGCCTGCTGGTTGCCAATCCCCGTAAGACCAAATTTGACCGCTTTGCTCACCTGAATCTGCGCTACCACCCGGGAAGTGAACGGTTGCTGCTGATGGGCTTAATGGAAGCGGTCCTGGAAGCACAACCCGGTTATACTCCTCATCTGGAGGCCGAAGAATTCGAAGACTTTAAAAAGAACCTGCTTAAAACCTCCCTTGCCAAGGTAGCCAAACAGGCCGGAGTAAAGGATGCCGATTTGCGGCAGGCCGGTAAAATGCTGGCTCAGGCCCAGGCTCCGGCGATTATCTTCGGCCATGATCTGCTGGCCCAGGAACAGGGGCAGGAAAACGCTACCGCGGTGGCCGATCTATTCCTGCTAATTGGGCAGCCCTGCAATAAGGGGAGCGGCCTCTATCCGATCGCTGAGAAGAATAACACCCATGGCGTCTGCGATGTCGGGGTTTTGCCGAATTATTTACCAGGTTACCAGTCGCTGGAAGAGAGCGGTGGACCGTTTGCTAAACTCTGGGAAAGGCCGGTGCCGGCCCAGCCAGGGATAAACCTGGCGGAGATGCTGAACAAGTTGGAGGACAACGAACCCGATGCCCCTAGAGCTTTATATCTGCTGGGGGGTGATCTGGTGCGGTTGCTTCCCAATTCGGCGCGCACTGAGAAACTGCTGCAAAAAGTCAGATTTATGGTAGTCCAGGACGCCTTTCTGACCGACACCGCCCGGCTGGCGGATGTGGTATTGCCAGTGGCGATCCATGCCGAACTCGATGGTACCTACACCAGTACCGACGGTCGTCTGGGCTGCCTGCAGCCAGCCCTATCGCCTGAGGGGGGACGGCCGGACTGGGAGATCATCGAGGAAATGAGCCGTCGCCTGGGATATCCCATGAATTATGGTAGTCCGCAAGCGATATTTGCGGAGATGGCCCAACTGTTGCCGATCTGGGCCGGAATTAAAAATGGCCATCGTTGGCCGCACAAAAAGATCAGAGCCTCTCTAAGCGGAAATTTCGTGCCCTTCTCGACCGCAATCAGCATTCCCGGAGAAGGCAAGTATACGTTGATGGTGGGCAAGACTCTGGCGCACTCCGGCTCCTATACCACCCATGCCCAAGGCCCCCAGACGATTATGCCGGGCGCAACTTTAAAAATCAATCCGGCCGATGCCAAGGCCCTGAAAGTGGCAGAGGGCGATTCGGTCAGAGTTATTTCCACTCAGGGTGAAATTACCGTGCCCATTGCCGTGACGGTGGAGTTGCCCCGGGGAGTGGTGTTTTTGGCAGATCACTTTGGTGATACGCCGGCCAATCTCCTGACTTCTAATTCTAACCTTTGCCGCGTACAGCTTCAGAAGGGTTAA
- a CDS encoding NADH-quinone oxidoreductase subunit J, whose protein sequence is MEIIFFILAAVALVSGVLVVIQVNPVHSALYLILNFFTVAGLYLLAHAEFIAAIQVIVYAGAIMVLFLFVIMLLNLRHPEEGGEKQHLAQKISGAALAGATALLVIYTFTRIKLVPGKEMVPGYGSTESVASSLFTDYLLPFEVTSVLLLVALIGAVILARARD, encoded by the coding sequence ATGGAAATAATATTTTTTATCCTGGCCGCGGTGGCCCTGGTATCGGGGGTTCTGGTAGTCATCCAGGTCAATCCGGTGCACAGTGCCTTATACCTGATTCTCAACTTCTTTACCGTCGCCGGGCTCTATCTGTTGGCCCATGCCGAATTTATCGCGGCCATCCAGGTGATCGTTTACGCTGGGGCGATCATGGTGCTGTTCCTGTTCGTGATCATGTTGCTAAATCTGCGTCATCCAGAGGAAGGCGGAGAAAAACAGCACCTGGCCCAGAAGATCAGCGGCGCGGCCTTGGCCGGGGCCACGGCCCTCTTGGTAATTTATACCTTTACCCGGATTAAACTGGTCCCCGGGAAAGAGATGGTGCCGGGATACGGTAGTACCGAATCGGTAGCTAGTTCTTTGTTTACCGATTATTTACTGCCCTTTGAAGTGACCTCGGTATTGTTATTAGTGGCTTTAATCGGGGCGGTTATTCTGGCCCGAGCCAGAGATTAG